A window of the Salvelinus alpinus chromosome 25, SLU_Salpinus.1, whole genome shotgun sequence genome harbors these coding sequences:
- the LOC139553124 gene encoding antimicrobial peptide NK-lysin-like, which produces MKTSLVLLALSLLACSVWKIHGHRQEVDPDDQEVVEKQLEKRMEQQLKGTCWVCKWALNKVKKSISASSSQEELKQKLLSVCDNVGFLKSMCKGLVKKHLWVLIEELNTSDDVRTICVNIKACKPKEVLDLSY; this is translated from the exons ATGAAGACATCTCTGGTCCTCCTTGCCCTCAGTCTGCTGGCTTGTTCAG TTTGGAAAATCCATGGGCATCGTCAAGAGGTTGACCCTGATGACCAGGAAGTAGTGGAAAAACAGCTGGAAAAGCGCATG GAGCAACAGCTAAAGGGGACCTGCTGGGTGTGTAAGTGGGCACTGAACAAAGTGAAGAAATCCATCTCCGCTTCCTCTAGCCAG GAGGAGCTAAAGCAGAAGCTGTTGTCTGTTTGCGATAATGTTGGCTTCCTAAAATCTATGTGTAAAGGCCTGGTGAAAAAACACTTGTGGGTGCTGATTGAGGAGCTTAACACAAGTGATGATGTGAGAACCATCTGTGTTAACATTAAGGCCTGCAA ACCAAAGGAAGTTTTGGACCTGAGCTACTGA